One window from the genome of Sulfurihydrogenibium sp. encodes:
- a CDS encoding septum formation initiator family protein, with protein MRNEHKVLDRGLKLTVLFTLLLTIYTILFGENNIFKYFDKVKTRNELLSQVESLKSENKKLQRTIDYLQNDPFYIEKKARENLGLIKEDEEVYVLVNYKKPQTKDEEPEPLNQTKWIDKIKEKYQEFKIQ; from the coding sequence TTGAGGAATGAACATAAAGTTTTAGACCGTGGGCTTAAGCTCACGGTTTTATTTACATTACTTTTGACAATATATACTATTCTTTTTGGAGAAAATAATATTTTTAAATACTTTGACAAAGTTAAGACCAGAAATGAGCTTTTAAGTCAAGTTGAATCACTTAAATCAGAAAATAAAAAACTTCAAAGAACTATAGACTACTTGCAAAACGACCCATTTTACATAGAAAAGAAAGCAAGAGAAAATTTAGGTCTTATTAAAGAAGATGAAGAAGTTTATGTGTTAGTAAATTACAAAAAGCCACAAACTAAGGATGAAGAGCCTGAACCATTAAATCAAACGAAATGGATCGATAAAATCAAAGAAAAATATCAAGAATTTAAGATTCAATGA